A genome region from Portunus trituberculatus isolate SZX2019 chromosome 40, ASM1759143v1, whole genome shotgun sequence includes the following:
- the LOC123516126 gene encoding LOW QUALITY PROTEIN: uncharacterized protein LOC123516126 (The sequence of the model RefSeq protein was modified relative to this genomic sequence to represent the inferred CDS: inserted 1 base in 1 codon) gives MCNKAAGGREACRNSLSMDLFTCGICKLTFHKLDAFLEHKHKHDFQKQPSIRSGGLRSKTDSVDHAFPNIKTTVASSTNNSSTSPFLTTVPRMQCPSLLENSPGILSQISECPSTSRCPMSSVVVSSHCNSVASKLVDENTTKLFEVVTPRSQESTKSNLSNTCIETGSFEGEDGDVIFIEISENKRQDGELRAKVCRPNFEGSEASHRSSITRSEDLFPRDSEEEESISSGLVISRVGLECGISEAKIEPIQTHFSSSLSTLDDPAYGKGKNVESDSYVSSAYPCAGRSEDTSNEASNLSNVSHSIEMSISENCNVFSTMYGGNKIIAEDSRETEKKLVHTSPQGKSWTSDSITYTTPSNITHTTPAGSKDKHCIQEKLYVNRADITYEYAYREKPKINLVVEGPCEDIPHESGINNIRGMSHEVQEQMENTYSKASKKVVPDDRTTVEGELPSLKNEANDEAGNSSTEEIFVEHQDRSTSNGNMTHGFGDGALLNSESMSLVPGDCSELEYTPSPGIYTLILNTDNTFSLVSEGCQVPATQTCNTVFVCWPCQKFAPSQAEILSHISANHPQDLSNINHCMFELSPLSPPHGNNTAEAVRHVNGRKVQRKLGCPRKEELIGQQEPQPIRRKFKVEANGTLCLDCDKLFPKQRQFDKHRCSVWQDDQVLQDQLLSKHPASPLTSAEGGAEEISNADALQKDEAEEEEWQRSGTCKPRGRVAEKRKRGRPPKVDQLRGETVDKEAFTTMHLPKGECDEVLLRDRSDMLHQLTSSQSTLNSTKCSSDITKSVGPSRFQHIPTLPLFSNPQQKEHLHKWIAQTDLSFVDDIIDKVYPEKKLSEKRDAPAMFTCRECKLLFXSLTSCRRHCAKHMTKKAFTCPDCDFATANIGGLYSHYRNHTQNLYACDKCDFRARIKAHYRDHLETHNPCRHICRICQKPYSTSSSLRSHIYLNHRNEEGMKYVWWLRRKNQEQDKKNVVFQCPVCYQLFSELSLANQHFAAHEHSAPQEVMKCEVCGLEPLSPEMLKKHLMKHKVVYICCSCGKPQVTASCLHSHLREGACGSYSRDDNLKLSLLYSYTNAGTLPSLTSSKVLGIGPLLQDMETNISHQHLPDTKVCNNLKQQMKAVGYRQISELLREKLADLTASTCRTEIEVMKIVISTRSSTTVE, from the exons atgtgcaataaggccgcaggaggacgggaggcatgca ggAACTCCCTATCGATGGACTTGTTCACCTGTGGCATCTGCAAGCTGACATTCCACAAGCTGGATGCTTTCctagaacacaaacacaaacatg ATTTTCAAAAGCAACCAAGCATAAGAAGTGGAGGTCTCAGGAGCAAGACTGACTCTGTGGACCATGCTTTCCCCAACATTAAGACCACTGTAGCCTCATCAACAAACAACAGTTCCACCTCTCCTTTTCTGACCACTGTCCCAAGAATGCAGTGTCCATCACTGCTTGAAAATTCACCTGGGATTCTTTCTCAAATTTCAGAATGCCCAAGCACTTCAAGATGCCCCATGTCTAGTGTAGTTGTTTCCTCACACTGTAACTCTGTTGCTTCAAAATTAGTGGATGAAAATACAACTAAACTTTTTGAAGTAGTAACTCCAAGGTCTCAAGAAAGTACAAAGTCAAATTTGAGCAACACTTGTATAGAAACAGGATCGTTTGAAGGTGAAGATGGAGATGTTATTTTCATTGAAATTTCAGAGAATAAAAGACAGGATGGTGAGCTAAGGGCAAAAGTGTGTAGGCCAAATTTTGAAGGTTCTGAAGCCTCTCACAGGAGTTCCATCACAAGATCAGAGGACCTATTTCCCAGGgatagtgaagaagaggagtcaATCAGCAGTGGACTTGTCATCAGTAGGGTGGGACTTGAATGTGGAATCAGTGAAGCAAAGATTGAACCTATCCAAACACACTTCTCATCTAGTTTAAGTACTTTGGATGATCCAGCatatggaaaagggaaaaatgtagaaTCAGATTCCTATGTGAGTTCTGCATATCCATGTGCTGGCAGGAGTGAAGACACCAGTAATGAGGCTTCCAACTTGAGCAACGTTTCACATTCCATTGAAATGAGTATCTCCGAGAACTGTAATGTTTTCTCAACTATGTATGGAGGCAATAAAATTATTGCAGAAGACagtagagaaacagagaaaaagttGGTGCACACTAGTCCACAAGGGAAGAGTTGGACATCTGATTCCATCACATACACAACTCCATCAAATATaactcacaccacacctgctGGATCAAAAGATAAGCATTGCATACAGGAAAAACTGTATGTGAATAGAGCTGACATAACATATGAATATGCTTACAGAGAAAAGCCAAAAATTAATCTTGTAGTGGAAGGCCCATGTGAGGACATCCCTCATGAAAGTGGCATTAACAACATAAGGGGTATGAGCCATGAAGTGCAAGAACAGATGGAGAATACTTATAGTAAGGCTTCCAAAAAAGTGGTTCCAGATGATAGAACCACTGTTGAAGGAGAACTACCAAGTTTGAAAAATGAAGCTAATGATGAGGCAGGGAACAGTTCTACAGAAGAGATCTTTGTGGAACATCAAGATAGATCAACTTCTAATGGCAACATGACACACGGGTTTGGGGATGGGGCTTTATTGAATAGCGAGAGCATGAGCCTTGTACCTGGGGATTGTTCAGAGTTAGAATACACGCCTTCCCCAGGAATCTACACCCTCATACTCAATACTGACAACACATTCAGCTTGGTCTCTGAAG GGTGCCAGGTTCCAGCCACCCAGACCTGTAACACTGTGTTTGTATGTTGGCCATGCCAGAAGTTTGCACCATCACAAGCTGAGATCTTGAGCCACATATCAGCAAACCATCCACAAGATCTATCCAACATAAATCATTGCATGTTTGAATTGAGTCCTCTTTCCCCACCCCATGGTAACAACACAGCAGAAGCTGTCCGACATGTCAATGGGAGGAAGGTGCAAAGAAAGTTGGGTTGTCCAcgaaaagaagaattaatagGTCAGCAAGAGCCTCAaccaataagaagaaaattcaAGGTAGAAGCAAATGGTACACTTTGCCTTGACTGTGACAAGCTTTTCCCAAAGCAGCGACAGTTTGACAAGCACCGATGCAGTGTATGGCAGGATGACCAGGTTCTCCAAGACCAGTTACTTTCTAAGCATCCTGCTAGTCCCTTGACCTCTGCAgagggaggagcagaagaaatcTCTAATGCTGATGCTCTCCAAAAGGATGAagctgaggaggaagaatggcagAGAAGTGGTACTTGCAAGCCGAGAGGTAGAGTagcagaaaagaggaaaagaggacgaCCTCCTAAAGTGGACCAACTCAGAGGAGAGACAGT GGATAAAGAAGCTTTCACTACCATGCATCTACCTAAAGGAGAATGTGATGAAGTTCTGCTGAGGGACAGAAGTGACATGTTGCATCAATTAacctcctcccagtctacgctGAACTCCACTAAATGTAGCTCTGACATAACCAAGAGTGTTGGCCCATCACGCTTTCAGCACATTCCCACCCTCCCACTCTTCTCTAATCCTCAACAGAAGGAACACCTCCACAAGTGGATTGCTCAAACTGACCTCAGTTTTGTGGATGACATCATAGACAAGGTTTACCCCGAgaagaaattgtcagaaaaGCGAGATGCTCCTGCCATGTTTACATGTCGTGAGTGTAAGTTGCTGT GTTCTCTGACTTCCTGTAGGCGGCACTGTGCCAAACACATGACCAAGAAAGCCTTCACATGTCCAGACTGTGACTTTGCCACCGCCAACATTGGAGGATTGTACTCCCACTACCGCAACCACACCCAAAACCTTTATGCTTGTGACAAATGTGACTTTCGTGCTCGAATTAAAGCCCATTACCGGGACCACTTGGAGACCCACAACCCATGCAGGCATATTTGCCGCATATGTCAAAAGCCCTACAGCACCTCTAGCTCCCTCAGGAGCCACATCTACCTCAACCACAGGAATGAGGAGGGCATGAAATATGTGTGGTGGCTACGCAGGAAAAACCAGgaacaagacaaaaagaatgTGGTGTTTCAGTGTCCAGTGTGTTATCAGTTGTTTAGTGAGCTGTCCCTTGCCAATCAGCACTTTGCAGCTCATGAACACAGTGCACCTCAAGAAGTGATGAAGTGTGAGGTGTGTGGCCTAGAACCTCTCTCTCCGGAAATGCTCAAAAAGCACCTTATGAAGCATAAAGTTGTCTACATTTGCTGCAGTTGTGGTAAACCACAGGTAACAGCTAGCTGTTTGCATAGTCATCTCAGGGAAGGAGCCTGCGGCAGTTATTCAAGAGATGATAACTTGAAGCTCTCTCTCCTATACTCTTACACAAATGCAGGGACACTGCCAAGTCTCACCTCTAGCAAGGTACTTGGCATTGGGCCTCTTCTGCAAGATATGGAGACAAACATCAGTCACCAGCACCTACCAGACACAAAGGTTTGCAACAACCTCAAACAACAGATGAAGGCTGTTGGATACAGACAAATATCTGAACTTCTTCGAGAAAAGCTTGCTGACTTGACAGCTTCAACATGCAGAACAGAAATTGAGGTCATGAAAATAGTCATCAGCACAAGATCCAGTACTACTGTTGAGTAG